The following are encoded in a window of Narcine bancroftii isolate sNarBan1 chromosome 2, sNarBan1.hap1, whole genome shotgun sequence genomic DNA:
- the LOC138755035 gene encoding zinc finger protein 383-like: protein MSAHQRAHTRECLLTCLECGKGFTKSSYLKSHWRIHTGERPFTCPECGKGFTQSSDLKSHRLIHTGERPFTCPECGKRFRRSSDLLTHQRIHTGERPFTCPECGKSFTQPSDLKTHQRIHTRDRPFICPECGKGFCGSCDLLTHRQVHTGEWSFTCPECGKGFTHSSGLKSHWRIHTGEKPFTCPECGKGFNRSSDLLTHQRIHNREMPFMCSECGKGFTQSSNLNSHRRVHTGEKPFTCSECGKCFAHSSNLKSHWRIHTATGLAPNPSTAWGLPNVST from the coding sequence ATGAGTGCCCACCAGCGGGCCCACACCAGAGAATGCCTGTTAACATGCTTGgagtgtgggaagggcttcactAAGTCCTCTTACCTGAAGTCCCATTGGCGGATCCACACGggtgagaggcccttcacctgtccTGAGTGCGGCAAGGGTTTTACTCAGTCCTCTGACTTGAAGTCCCACCGGCtgatccacaccggggagagacctttcacctgccctgagtgtggcaagAGGTTCCGTCGATCATCAGACTTGCTAACCCACCAGCgtatccacactggggagaggcccttcacctgccctgagtgcggcaagAGCTTCACTCAGCCCTCTGATCTGAAGACCCACCAGCGGATCCACACCAGGGATAGGCCCTTCATCTGCCCTGAGTGTGGTAAAGGGTTCTGTGGATCGTGTGATTTGCTGACTCACCGGCAGGTTCACACTGGTGAGTggtccttcacctgccctgagtgtggcaagggGTTCACCCATTCCTCTGGCCTGAAATCCCACTGGCGGATCCACACAGGGGagaagcccttcacctgccctgagtgcggcaagggaTTCAATCGATCATCGGacttgctgacccaccagcggatcCACAACAGGGAGATGCCCTTCATGTGCtccgagtgcggcaagggcttcacccagtcttCTAACCTGAATTCCCATcggcgggttcacactggggagaagcccTTCACCTGTTCTGAGTGTGGCAAGTGCTTCGCCCATTCTTCTAACCTAAAGTCCCACTGGCGGATCCACACCGCAACAGGCCTTGCACCTAACCCAAGTACAGCCTGGGGTTTGCCAAATGTTTCCACCTGA